One window of Quercus robur chromosome 12, dhQueRobu3.1, whole genome shotgun sequence genomic DNA carries:
- the LOC126708718 gene encoding transcription factor bHLH3, with translation MGDRFWVNEEDRVMVESVLGTEACEFLVSSASENVLSDLVTPRSELGVQRGLCQLVEGSCWNYAIFWRVVSLKSGGSALIWGDGHCRDPKGAGAGDRNSRGDGSLEGVEKKEEVKKQVLQKLQACFGGLDEDNFAARLDGVLDVEMLYLSSMYFTFRCDLPCRLGESYMSGKSIWASDMSSSLNNYQQRSFLARLAGFQTVVFVPVKSGVVEFGSIKSIPEEQTILDMVKTVFGESNYVQSKVFPKIFGHELSLAGTKSRSVNINFSPKLEDDTGFASDTFEVQAIGTNHVYGNSSNGCQSDDNEAKLFPQLNQMVVGGFSAQTRVSSLELSKDDSSPQPDERKPRKRGRKPANGREEPLNHVEAERQRREKLNQRFYALRAVVPNISKMDKASLLGDAITYITDLQMKIRVLETEKELEKNKHKQLPASEIDFQERPEDSVVRMSCPLDAHPVSGVIKMFREHQIVAQESSVSTENDKVVHTFSIQTQGGAAEQLKEKLVGALSK, from the coding sequence ATGGGTGACAGATTTTGGGTGAATGAAGAAGACAGGGTCATGGTGGAGTCAGTATTGGGTACAGAAGCATGTGAGTTCTTGGTCTCATCAGCTTCTGAAAATGTGTTATCAGATTTAGTTACACCGCGCAGTGAATTGGGTGTGCAGCGGGGCTTGTGCCAACTTGTTGAAGGGTCCTGTTGGAATTATGCTATTTTCTGGAGGGTTGTGAGCTTGAAATCTGGTGGGTCTGCCTTAATTTGGGGTGATGGGCACTGCCGAGATCCAAAAGGTGCAGGAGCTGGAGACAGGAATAGTAGAGGGGATGGCAGTTTGGAGGGGGTTGAGAAGAAGGAGGAGGTGAAGAAGCAGGTGCTCCAAAAGCTTCAGGCGTGTTTTGGTGGGTTGGATGAGGATAATTTTGCAGCAAGGTTAGATGGTGTGTTGGATGTTGAGATGCTTTACCTCTCTTCAATGTATTTTACTTTTCGGTGTGATTTGCCGTGTCGCCTTGGGGAGTCATATATGTCTGGTAAATCAATTTGGGCTTCAGATATGTCTAGTTCTTTAAATAATTATCAACAGAGGTCATTTCTAGCGAGATTAGCTGGATTCCAAACTGTGGTGTTTGTACCAGTGAAATCTGGAGTTGTGGAGTTTGGGTCAATCAAATCAATTCCAGAAGAGCAGACTATCTTGGATATGGTTAAAACTGTATTCGGAGAATCTAATTATGTACAGTCAAAGGTGTTTCCGAAGATTTTTGGACATGAACTTAGTCTGGCTGGTACAAAATCCCGATCAGtcaatattaatttttcccCCAAGTTGGAAGATGATACAGGTTTTGCTTCGGACACTTTTGAAGTACAAGCAATAGGTACCAATCATGTTTATGGAAATTCTTCTAATGGATGTCAAAGCGATGATAATGAAGCAAAACTGTTTCCACAGTTGAACCAAATGGTTGTTGGGGGTTTTAGTGCTCAAACAAGAGTTTCTAGTTTGGAGCTGTCTAAGGATGACTCATCACCTCAGCCTGATGAGCGGAAACccagaaagagagggagaaagccTGCCAATGGGAGAGAAGAACCCTTGAACCATGTGGAAGCTGAGAGGCAGAGGCGTGAGAAGCTTAACCAGAGGTTCTATGCGTTAAGAGCTGTTGTTCCCAATATATCTAAGATGGACAAGGCCTCTCTGCTTGGTGATGCCATCACCTATATCACTGATCTCCAGATGAAGATCAGGGTTTTGGAAACTGAAAAGGAACTAGAAAAAAATAAGCACAAGCAGTTACCTGCATCAGAGATTGATTTTCAGGAAAGGCCAGAGGATTCAGTTGTGAGGATGAGCTGCCCACTAGATGCTCACCCGGTTTCTGGAGTCATCAAAATGTTTAGGGAACATCAAATTGTAGCTCAAGAGTCTAGCGTTTCAACAGAAAATGACAAGGTTGTTCATACGTTTTCCATTCAGACTCAAGGTGGTGCTGCAGAGCAGTTGAAGGAGAAGCTAGTGGGCGCCCTTTCAAAGTGA
- the LOC126710119 gene encoding uncharacterized protein LOC126710119, giving the protein MVIYYIETPPPSLLSWTPPPFNCIKINVDAAHSDLKASIAAVARNHDGVVIKVWAKSIPLFSPIQAEATAILWAAQLAISETWTNIIIEGDAKLCFDALSSTPSSANWSIMNIIDNIKSLTPSFVSCTFLWVRRLCNIPAHTAAKLALATDFSFCFSSNILPPPLRLACMADCPLVS; this is encoded by the coding sequence ATGGTAATTTATTATATAGAGACACCTCCGCCCTCCCTATTGAGTTGGACCCCCCCACCATTCAACTGCATTAAGATCAATGTTGACGCTGCACATTCTGATCTCAAAGCTTCCATAGCTGCCGTGGCTCGCAACCATGATGGAGTAGTCATCAAAGTTTGGGCAAAATCTATCCCCTTGTTCTCGCCTATTCAAGCTGAAGCCACAGCTATCCTTTGGGCTGCTCAATTAGCCATTTCTGAGACCTGGACTAACATCATCATTGAAGGAGATGCGAAGCTTTGTTTCGATGCGCTCTCGTCTACACCCTCTTCTGCAAATTGGTCCATCATGAATATCATTGATAACATCAAGAGTCTGACCCCTTCCTTTGTTAGCTGCACTTTCTTGTGGGTGAGAAGACTTTGTAACATCCCAGCACATACTGCTGCTAAGTTAGCTCTAGCtactgatttttccttttgttttagttCAAACATTCTGCCTCCGCCCTTAAGGCTTGCTTGTATGGCAGATTGTCCTCTTGTTTCTtag